The genomic window CATATGTCCTAATGTAACTGCTATAATTCTGGAGGCCATAGCATTAGTCTTCTACCTCAAACAGCTTTCTTCAGCATCCAATTTCTGAAGAACTAGACATTCTATACTTGTCGATACACACTTAATTAACACATCAGATAAGCTGTGTTGACGTTTTCGAATACATACACATTATAGAAAATCAACGTTGACCCATCACAACTGTATGCACTTGCTCACAAATAACCATTTAATTTTGCAGTTTCTGATTCTAATGTTGTTTTCTTAAGATCTGTATAATCCTCTTTTAGACCATAAATGGCTGCGACTAGGGACAGAACATTTCTTCGAGTCTTAAAACTGATCATAATCCTAATCTGTTGAATGATTTGTTTCCCATGCAAACACCCAAAATGTGTGGGATTACTCTCATGTAAATTTTGTGATGCCAGTATGTCCCGTGGCAAGAGGGAAGTGAGCTGCTTGTTTTCATCAGACCGATACGTCTTAGCTTCCTAAGTAGAGACATTACCTAAGGGCAACCTTGCTGGAGTATTCTTATGACAGAGTGCATCATCCAAGTAACTGCTGAATCACTAAATATAAACCATATCGCTAACTCTGGCAGACCAATAAATATAGACCACCATTTCTTGTGCAGATTCTCTTGTTAGCAGGCCTGTAACAAAGGGATGAGTCCTAGTGAACCACCAAAGAGAGTGGTGTGTACTCTGTAACAGCCTTTATAATCTTGTTTAAAACTAGTAGCACTCTTAGTCTACTTTTAGATGGTAGCACTCTTACTCTTAGCAGCATACCAAATTGTAAAGGAGATGATGTGTTCTAAACAGGCCCTAGAAACTGATGCCACGAGTCATTATACATGCTAGAATGAAAAAATAAGCTAAATGACTTTGATTTCGCCCTACAGCAGCCTAAATAAAGATGTGATGGCATATCAGATCCTTGCAAGAAATGGGCAATTTTTAAGCAATTCATAGGTTCCACTTTCATTACATGGCAGGATAGGAATACATTTTAACCACTTGGAGCCAGTGTGTCCTGTGGCAAGAGGGAAACGAGCTACTTGTTTGCATCAGACCGACACGTCTTAGCTTCCTAACCAGACATTACCTACCTTGTTGGAGCACTCTTATGACAGTGTTCACCAGCCGAATAACTGCTGAACCGCTACATATAAACCAAATCATAGCTCTTGCGGACCAATAAATATAGGCAGCAATAGATGGACTGTCATTTCCTGTTCAGTTTTCTCTTGTTAGCAGGTCTGTAACAAAGTGAACCACCAAAGAACTGTGGTGTGTACTCTGTAATAACCACAAAGTATGAATTTAGTAGCAGTCTCAATTTTGTATGTTTGGATGGTGGCACTCTTATTCTTAGCAGCATATCAAATTGTAAAGATGATTTGTTCTAGACAGGCCCTAAAAACTAATGCGATGAGTCACTAGACATGAGCTAAATGACTGCCCAATTGTCTCAAGAAAAATGACTGCTGAATTCGCACTACACAAGCCTAAATAAAGATATGATGGCATATCAGATCCTTGCCAGAGATGAGGAATTTGTAAGGTTAAAGACAACTGCATACTTAGATTGATAAAATTCATAGGTTCCACTTCCATCACATGGCAGGGCAGGAATACATTTTAACCACTTGGAGCAGCAGTTCATAAACACACACAAAGAGAGACCTCTAAGTGACCTTCTGGAAGAATCCGTCGATGCGGCGGGTCCCACGTGGCAGCGGCTTGGGTACTGCTGCTTCAGCGACGGCAGCGGCACCATCAGATCCGGAGCGGGCGACGCGAGGCGCCGCCTCCGCAGCAGCTGGAAGGCAGTCGAGGAGGAAGTCGGCGGTGGGGCGGTGCGCGCGGACCGCGGCCCGGACGTGCGCGGCGCGCACCGTCCGCCGGCCGCCTTGGGAGGCGGCCGTGTgggcgccggcggcgagggagccgaggaagagctcggtggCCGCGGCAATGAGCAGCGACGCCTCGGCGGTCACCTTCTTTATCTCGCTGTCGACCCGCATGATCCTCTTCACCCTGCCCAGCGGGAGCACCGTCTGCAGCGGCTGGGCCTCCGCTTCCTCCTCCCCCGCCACCGCGTGgacctcctcccgctcctcctcttcAGCCTGCTCCGATGCCTCCATGTGCGCCTCGGCGCTagcatccgcctcctcctccgcgtcgatctccgccgcctcctccccttcgCCTTGCTCCATCGGCTCGGCCGCATCgtcgtcagcggcggcggcggctgtcgcCGCCTCATCCCCTCCAACTTGCTCCAAGGCCTCGGTGGGCGCGTCGtcgtcatcggcggcggcggctgctccggCCGCCCGCTCCGCCCCTTCAACTTGCTCCATCGCCTCGATGTgctcgggggcggcggcggcgacggtagCCATGGCTAGGGGGTCTGGATTTGGCAGATGTTGTTGGGGATGGACGGATGGTGCTTGGATTTGGGCAGTGGAGAGAAGTGGCGGGGGAGCTGGGGAAATTTTCCCGCGCGATGGACTGGCGGCGGCGCCGCGGCGCCGGAAGAAACCTCCTGCGGTTGATGCAGTGGGCCGGTTTGGCAGCGGAAGCCCAACATCTGTTTCCTCTTTTTTTTCACGCAAAAACCCATGGGCCATTGGCTCTCGTTCGGGCCCATCGAGCGTCGACGGTGATGGTGGTATGCTCGTGTGTCGCCGCCTCATGCCAACTACCCTGTCCTGTCCGCCTGTCTGCCCCGTCCGTTTGGTGTAAAAAGAACAAACGAGACGGCCCAGCGCACGGGCGCAAACGGATttttgtccgctttgtgtccgcttttAACTCATCCGCGGCCCAAGTTcgcgccgcttttggggtgaaacggacaccacgcggacgcgcgggtcgtctgcgcgtgtccttccctggcccgcccgtcggtggcacaagacgggcctttttctatccgcccccctcCCTCACTCTGGCCGCATCCACTCCActcttcccctcgccgccgccggccgcccgctgccattgcagccgtgcaaCTCGGACGCGCGCTTGCCCAGCCCCTTCCTCTCGTCGCCGCCGAGCTACCAAGCACGGCCGCCTtgtttgcgcacccgccggccggatttggggcggatccggtcggtcttgagctcgcccggttgtgggaggccgggccgcgccatggactggccgggaacctcgccggaaggccctggcagggctgcaaggccacatgcaggcagtggctcgtcctctagccgctcggatctgcaccgtcggtggcCCGCCGGCAGATACGCGAATGGCGGCCGaccgggctcggtgcttgcccaaaaactcgtcggcgcaccgttgcccctcatcaagtgcgaccactgcccaagggtggtcgtgcgccgcgtgtctacaacgtcGGAGCAtaccggatgggtgttcatcaagtgcttaaatgatggggtatgtgctcttttagcttcggtttgtgctcttggattagactagtggtgctaactttaagttttattgtgtggaacggatgcaagttttggtattgggaagaagaattGATAGAGCGAAATATATTGCATGTTTGTGCATTTTTAGCTAGCCTAGAGGCTTTAGATGAGATAAgtttgttgctagattagaggctaggtACGATACTATGTGCGAAGGAGCAACAAGGCACGATACTACGTGTGAGGAAGCAACGTCGACTtttggcttgaagaagaaaggagggtgcaacgtcgtgcctcctccacagatcaacaatgagtgcatcgagaagaccctaacccaactcaagggagcagttatggaagttgggtatcttctcaaatgtattcttgtgattcttgttttctttggccttattttactagtcaaaatgtgatgatgtattgtcatgtaccaaaaatgaatgataaaaaagtttaaggacttgcaaagaaatatacgcggacaggatggggcaaatggatgcggccgcgcgctgggcgcacggtcaccgcatcccaggacaggcccggacacgaccccaaatccctacccaaacggacagaattcggacaaaacggacgtacgtttggggtcgcgcggtggagttggcctcagtaAACCCACTGGAGCCTTGTGCCCTGCGTCTTACGACCGGCTAAAAAATTTGATAACCCATTACAAGCCTATAAAAATGTAACAATCGTGTAAAATGAGGGGAGATAGCAAATCCATCTAGTGAATACtcactccgtccggaaatacttgtcgcggGGATAGATGTATTTAAACGTATTtaagttttagatacatctattttatatcttgacaagtattttcggacggagggaataAATAACATTTACCATTTGATCTCATGGTCAACTATTTTGATCGAGGTCGATGTCCGACAGTGACCCGAGGTGGATGATTATTAACCAGACGATGAGCGGCACTAATTTTCCAAGATTGTGATTTGACGTGAACCCTGGAGACTCTACTGGTCAATAACTAACCGTGCAGCACACGCACGCATCAAGACGTGCTGACTGACCAATGTTGTAATGTGCAATGCTTAGGTCTTTCGATCCATATGAGATGACCGCATAGAGGTGCAAAAATGCGTGACTAATATCTAGGTCAATCAAATGACCCAAAAATATCAACAGACTAGGGTGGTCACAGGAAACCGCAGGAGAACCTTCTGTCTCGTGCGTCATGTGTTGATCTTCCCAAGACCAACCTCGGCGAGTGCTAGTCATCTACTACTACCACATTGATCTGCGGGAGGTTTTGGATATCCCTCCCGGTCGATGGCAGCAACCATGATCTGCGCGGCGCAATGCATGTGACCTCTCGTCCGTCAAGATACTACTCCCTTCGTCACATAATATAAAATCTAATTTGgcaaaaattaaagtgtttatatTGTTTGTTCATAAATAAGTCATTTTAACTGAGAACAATTTGGTGAAACGCAACTGGACACGATCTAGAAGATGCAGCTTTTGTGATCATGATAAatctatcaaacacctctttcttgactgccAATGGCAAAAAAAAATATGGCGGTCCGTCCACAGAGCATTTAACATTACTCCTTTGAATACCAttcacacgttatttgggacgtggctagatAGAATAGTGTCAGAAACGGCGAGACATATcagtgtaggagtatgtgctttattatggggtATGCGGTTGTGCAGCCCAATGACCCGAGTTCAATTCtcagaattgacaggtgatgcacatgGGTTTTCCCCCGTTTATTGAGAATCAAGCTTGGTGTGTGGTGGAACCACTCATCAataaatatcttgatactcatttaaaaaattctgaggaccatgtttatcttggtactcatactaaaatggtcgtatgcatccttagttggtgcagaggccgggaagtgaaAATCTCTCCCATTTAAAAGAGGAAAGGCCCCCGTACCCCGCGTCGCCCCGCTAGGGCGACACCGGGGCGATCTCGCGCTGCCGCCCCTCGTTGTCACCACGTTCCTCCTGTCCTCGCCGCTGCCAGAGGCTAGCGCCGGGCAGGCCCTGGGCGCAGCCAAGGAGGGTGGCGGCGGAGAGCTTCTCGCGCTCGGGCAGGCGCAGGGATTGGATCCGCCAGATCCGTCCGGCCCGGGCCTCGGGTTTGAGGCGGTGGCCTCTGCTGGTGAGGGCGGCGTCGTCCGGGAGGCTGGCGGCGCTCGTCGGAGTTGTGGACCGCGTCTTCTCGGACGCGCGG from Triticum aestivum cultivar Chinese Spring chromosome 3B, IWGSC CS RefSeq v2.1, whole genome shotgun sequence includes these protein-coding regions:
- the LOC123065022 gene encoding nuclear transcription factor Y subunit C-6: MATVAAAAPEHIEAMEQVEGAERAAGAAAAADDDDAPTEALEQVGGDEAATAAAAADDDAAEPMEQGEGEEAAEIDAEEEADASAEAHMEASEQAEEEEREEVHAVAGEEEAEAQPLQTVLPLGRVKRIMRVDSEIKKVTAEASLLIAAATELFLGSLAAGAHTAASQGGRRTVRAAHVRAAVRAHRPTADFLLDCLPAAAEAAPRVARSGSDGAAAVAEAAVPKPLPRGTRRIDGFFQKVT